Proteins from one Cicer arietinum cultivar CDC Frontier isolate Library 1 chromosome 3, Cicar.CDCFrontier_v2.0, whole genome shotgun sequence genomic window:
- the LOC101493722 gene encoding dormancy-associated protein homolog 3-like isoform X1 codes for MGLLDQLWDDTVAGPRPENGLGKLRKHNTFASRSTSGKEMETGIVRSYGEESLEQVTRVTRSIMIVKPPGYQSGSPPISPAGSTPPVSPFSGTRESFRFRRRSTSDAYEKRGQNRSNPSSPFDE; via the exons ATGGGCCTTCTCGACCAGTTATGGGATGACACCGTCGCCGGTCCTAGGCCCGAGAACGGCCTCGGCAAGCTCCGAAAGCACAACACCTTCGCTTCCCGTTCTACCTCCGGCAAGG AAATGGAGACTGGAATCGTGAGATCGTACGGTGAGGAATCATTGGAGCAGGTAACGAGAGTAACCCGTAGTATCATGATCGTGAAACCGCCAGGTTACCAAAGTGGGTCGCCACCGATTTCTCCCGCTGGTTCTACTCCTCCGGTGTCTCCGTTTTCGG GAACTAGAGAGTCCTTTCGGTTTCGGAGAAGGTCAACGTCGGATGCGTACGAGAAGAGAGGCCAAAACAGATCAAACCCTTCTTCTCCTTTCGATGAGTGA
- the LOC101493722 gene encoding dormancy-associated protein homolog 3-like isoform X2: protein MGLLDQLWDDTVAGPRPENGLGKLRKHNTFASRSTSGKEMETGIVRSYGEESLEQVTRVTRSIMIVKPPGYQSGSPPISPAGSTPPVSPFSESPFGFGEGQRRMRTRREAKTDQTLLLLSMSEK, encoded by the exons ATGGGCCTTCTCGACCAGTTATGGGATGACACCGTCGCCGGTCCTAGGCCCGAGAACGGCCTCGGCAAGCTCCGAAAGCACAACACCTTCGCTTCCCGTTCTACCTCCGGCAAGG AAATGGAGACTGGAATCGTGAGATCGTACGGTGAGGAATCATTGGAGCAGGTAACGAGAGTAACCCGTAGTATCATGATCGTGAAACCGCCAGGTTACCAAAGTGGGTCGCCACCGATTTCTCCCGCTGGTTCTACTCCTCCGGTGTCTCCGTTTTCGG AGAGTCCTTTCGGTTTCGGAGAAGGTCAACGTCGGATGCGTACGAGAAGAGAGGCCAAAACAGATCAAACCCTTCTTCTCCTTTCGATGAGTGAGAAATGA